The following proteins come from a genomic window of Sphingobium cloacae:
- the ppk2 gene encoding polyphosphate kinase 2, producing the protein MTFSNASSSSFSMDRVKQEIADSFDEELEMEIDESRLETMFADMEDHPEREQLERRTYFRELFRLQHELVRLQDWVVHKGLKVVVIFEGRDSAGKGGAIKRITQRLNPRVCRVAALPAPNERERTQWYFQRYTAHLPAAGEIVLFDRSWYNRAGVEKVMGFCSDDDVEEFFRSVPEFERMLVRSGIILIKYWFSITDEEQQFRFAMRIHDPLKQWKLSPMDVESRRRWEDYTRAKEAMLEHTHIPEAPWWVVEAVDKKRARLNCIAHLLEQIPYEDVPKSTVTLPDRVRHADYIRHPVPEEMIVPDRY; encoded by the coding sequence ATGACCTTTTCCAACGCCTCTTCTTCCTCCTTCTCCATGGATCGCGTGAAACAGGAGATCGCCGACAGTTTCGACGAGGAACTGGAGATGGAGATCGACGAGAGCCGGCTGGAAACCATGTTTGCGGACATGGAGGATCATCCGGAACGGGAGCAGTTGGAACGGCGCACCTATTTCCGCGAGCTTTTCCGTCTCCAGCATGAGCTGGTCAGGCTTCAGGACTGGGTGGTGCACAAGGGATTGAAGGTCGTCGTGATCTTCGAAGGGCGCGACTCCGCGGGCAAGGGCGGCGCGATCAAGCGGATCACGCAGCGGCTCAATCCCCGCGTCTGCCGGGTCGCCGCCCTCCCCGCGCCCAATGAGCGGGAGCGGACCCAATGGTATTTCCAGCGCTATACCGCCCATCTGCCAGCCGCGGGCGAGATCGTGCTGTTCGACCGGAGCTGGTATAATCGCGCCGGCGTGGAAAAGGTCATGGGCTTTTGCAGCGACGACGATGTGGAGGAGTTCTTCCGGTCCGTGCCGGAATTCGAGCGGATGCTGGTGCGGTCGGGCATCATCCTCATCAAATACTGGTTCTCCATCACCGATGAGGAGCAGCAGTTTCGCTTCGCCATGCGGATCCACGATCCGCTCAAGCAATGGAAGCTGTCGCCCATGGACGTGGAATCCCGCCGCCGGTGGGAGGATTATACCCGCGCCAAGGAAGCGATGCTGGAACATACCCATATCCCCGAAGCGCCCTGGTGGGTGGTCGAGGCGGTCGACAAGAAGCGGGCGCGGCTCAACTGCATCGCGCACCTGCTGGAGCAGATTCCCTATGAGGATGTGCCCAAGTCGACCGTGACGCTGCCCGATCGCGTGCGCCATGCCGACTATATCCGGCATCCCGTTCCCGAAGAGATGATCGTTCCCGACCGTTATTAG
- a CDS encoding transporter, with protein MVAVRHCDDPVSGGFRWLHLNLADHGTRLFIEQADFLPAAVKELLLSPDAHQRSLVDGQAVGCVLHDFERDFDAEQTERIGALRLALMPGLMLTTRVHPLRSADIARGKLERGGAIEGPAQALDLLVSAIGGNILNIGHALARDVQQAEDDFLEGHHTPTARDLVHIRRRLAQVHRLLSGMRGVFQRLEEDEELPADLLPTIEKQVQRIQSLDADILAVQAQLRLLREEVDIQQAQRTNQNLYILSIVTALMLPATLVTGIFGMNTGGMPWASAGHGTLLATGLAGSAAAATYMLLRWMGFMRQ; from the coding sequence ATCGTCGCCGTCCGGCACTGCGACGATCCCGTCTCGGGCGGGTTCCGCTGGCTGCACCTCAACCTTGCCGACCATGGCACCCGCCTCTTCATCGAGCAGGCCGATTTCCTTCCGGCGGCGGTGAAGGAACTGCTGCTTTCCCCTGACGCCCACCAGCGCTCGCTGGTGGACGGGCAGGCGGTCGGCTGCGTCCTGCATGATTTCGAGCGCGACTTCGACGCCGAGCAGACGGAGCGGATCGGCGCGCTGCGCCTGGCGCTGATGCCCGGCCTGATGCTCACCACGCGTGTCCACCCGCTGCGTTCGGCCGATATCGCCCGCGGCAAGCTCGAACGCGGCGGCGCGATCGAAGGACCGGCGCAGGCGCTCGATCTTCTCGTGAGCGCCATCGGCGGCAATATCCTGAACATCGGTCACGCGCTGGCCCGCGACGTGCAGCAGGCGGAAGACGATTTTCTCGAAGGCCATCACACCCCCACGGCCCGCGATCTGGTCCATATCCGGCGCAGGCTGGCGCAGGTCCATCGCCTGCTGTCGGGCATGCGCGGCGTGTTCCAGCGGCTGGAGGAGGATGAGGAACTGCCCGCCGATCTGCTGCCGACGATAGAAAAGCAGGTGCAGCGCATCCAGTCGCTGGACGCCGATATATTGGCCGTGCAGGCCCAGCTACGCCTGCTGCGCGAGGAAGTGGACATCCAGCAGGCGCAGCGCACCAACCAGAATCTCTACATCCTTTCCATCGTCACGGCGCTGATGCTGCCCGCGACGCTGGTGACGGGCATTTTCGGGATGAACACGGGCGGCATGCCCTGGGCGAGCGCGGGGCACGGCACGTTGCTGGCGACCGGCCTGGCAGGATCGGCGGCGGCGGCGACCTATATGCTGCTGCGTTGGATGGGCTTCATGCGCCAGTGA
- a CDS encoding cation:proton antiporter, with amino-acid sequence MEQQALVIALIGVLGIGAQWVAWRTGWPAIALMLAAGVIAGPVTGLIQPERTFGEMLEPMVSIAVALILFEGGLSLNFRELRKTEGAVTRLVLIGVPIGWILGAVACYYVAGLVWPVAILFAGILVVTGPTVVLPLLRQSNVAPRPRAILKWEAIVNDPFGALCAVLTYEYLRRSEDGGTLLAVVLSLIGAAVVAGLIGYGMARAIAWAFPRGHVPEYLKAPVLLVSVIGAFVLSNLVQQETGLLAVTIMGIAIANMRLDSMRDIHPFKENITVLLISGVFVLLSASLNLEVLRQFEWRFLAFLLALLFLVRPATVLLSLAFSRVPWNERLLVAWIAPRGIVAVAVSGLFALRLDRIGYSDGSILVTLSFSVVVATILAHGFSIGRVARWLKVTGADEKGLLIVGATPWSLELAGQLKQVGVPVTISDTSWNRLAPARQAGLDTYHGEILSESTEERLDFNRFQVLAATSDNEAYNALVCSEFAPDIGRDAVYQLGDASEQDDHRSLPEALRGRAMFTSGLGVEEILAREKAGWVFRKTKISEQFDFEAAQQALPEGSDMLLLIRRDGKLLFFTHATRPTPQPGDTILSYVPFRHAEQAGEGQGKPDEDDSRSRIPA; translated from the coding sequence ATGGAGCAACAGGCACTCGTTATCGCGCTGATCGGCGTTCTTGGCATCGGCGCGCAGTGGGTCGCATGGCGCACCGGTTGGCCCGCCATCGCGCTGATGCTGGCGGCGGGCGTCATCGCCGGCCCGGTCACGGGACTTATCCAGCCCGAACGCACATTCGGCGAGATGCTGGAGCCGATGGTGTCGATCGCGGTCGCCCTCATCCTGTTCGAGGGAGGTTTGAGCCTCAATTTCCGGGAGTTGCGCAAGACCGAAGGCGCGGTCACGCGGCTGGTGCTGATCGGCGTGCCGATCGGATGGATATTGGGGGCGGTCGCCTGCTACTATGTCGCGGGACTGGTCTGGCCGGTCGCCATCCTGTTCGCGGGCATATTGGTGGTGACCGGCCCGACCGTCGTCCTGCCCCTGCTGCGCCAGAGCAATGTCGCGCCGCGTCCGCGCGCCATCCTGAAATGGGAAGCGATCGTCAATGATCCCTTCGGCGCGCTTTGCGCCGTCCTGACCTATGAATATCTGCGGCGGTCGGAGGATGGAGGCACCTTGCTGGCCGTGGTCCTTTCGCTGATCGGCGCGGCGGTGGTGGCCGGCCTGATTGGCTATGGCATGGCCCGCGCCATCGCCTGGGCCTTCCCGCGCGGCCATGTGCCCGAATATCTCAAGGCCCCGGTGCTGCTGGTGTCGGTCATCGGCGCTTTCGTGCTTTCCAATCTGGTGCAGCAGGAAACCGGCCTGCTCGCCGTCACCATCATGGGCATCGCCATCGCCAATATGCGGCTCGATTCCATGCGCGACATCCATCCGTTCAAGGAAAATATCACGGTTCTCCTGATTTCCGGCGTGTTCGTGCTGCTTTCCGCCTCGCTCAACCTGGAAGTGCTGCGCCAGTTCGAATGGCGCTTCCTCGCTTTCCTGCTCGCGCTGCTCTTTCTGGTGCGGCCGGCCACGGTCCTGCTCAGCCTGGCCTTCAGCCGGGTGCCGTGGAACGAGCGGCTGCTGGTCGCCTGGATCGCGCCGCGCGGCATCGTCGCGGTGGCGGTGTCCGGCCTGTTCGCGCTGCGGCTCGACCGGATCGGCTATAGCGACGGCAGCATCCTCGTCACGCTGTCCTTCTCGGTCGTGGTGGCGACCATCCTGGCCCACGGCTTCAGCATCGGACGGGTCGCGCGCTGGCTCAAGGTGACGGGCGCGGATGAAAAAGGGCTGCTGATCGTCGGCGCGACGCCCTGGAGCCTGGAACTGGCGGGCCAGCTCAAGCAGGTGGGCGTGCCGGTGACGATCAGCGACACGAGCTGGAACCGGCTGGCGCCCGCGCGGCAGGCGGGTCTCGATACCTATCATGGCGAGATCCTGTCGGAATCGACCGAGGAGCGCCTGGACTTCAACCGTTTTCAGGTGCTGGCGGCGACATCCGACAACGAAGCCTATAATGCCCTGGTATGCAGCGAGTTCGCGCCGGACATCGGCCGGGACGCGGTCTACCAGCTAGGGGACGCCAGCGAACAGGACGACCATCGCAGCCTGCCCGAAGCCCTGCGTGGGCGCGCCATGTTCACCTCCGGCCTTGGCGTGGAGGAGATATTGGCGCGGGAGAAGGCGGGCTGGGTCTTCCGCAAGACGAAGATCAGCGAGCAGTTTGATTTCGAGGCGGCGCAGCAGGCCCTGCCCGAAGGGAGCGACATGCTGCTGCTCATCCGCCGCGACGGCAAGCTGCTCTTCTTCACCCATGCCACGCGGCCCACGCCGCAACCGGGAGACACCATCCTGTCCTACGTTCCCTTCCGCCACGCGGAGCAGGCCGGGGAGGGGCAGGGCAAACCGGATGAGGACGATAGCAGGAGCAGGATTCCGGCATGA
- a CDS encoding helix-turn-helix domain-containing protein produces the protein MAQVRIALAAGRSTVFLRLFDFLVERSQDDRSPKEVEIALAVFGDDGIRENAADSTVRVYVHRLRKRLDEFYAGKTGPRLMIPKGEYRIVLGSGPGAVVYGRRLPWRPPLPSRRTAVIAGVVALVIAAALVLWAVSPRKEADPRARALGATAFWRSIASGPPPLIVAGSSFMVAETRDQKQISRIILDPEISSREDLGQHLKTHPEDFYRLYDLDLNFSPSGTAIAAWDIQDILSGLGMASAGALPIAISSKLDPNMLATNSIVYVGRLSSLGPIAAPLFRASRLRPGGAYNELVDTSSGRHYLADPEPGKTRAPRKDYGYIGRFSGPSGNVIVVIGGIGDTGVESMAALVSDPAQLRAIDARIAGAARFEALFEVSAIDDVIVDRRLVLARALN, from the coding sequence GTGGCGCAGGTCCGGATCGCGCTCGCCGCGGGACGGTCGACGGTATTCCTGCGCCTGTTCGATTTCCTGGTCGAACGATCGCAGGACGACCGATCGCCCAAGGAGGTCGAAATCGCGCTCGCGGTTTTCGGCGATGACGGGATTCGCGAAAATGCGGCCGACTCCACGGTGCGCGTCTATGTGCATCGCCTGCGCAAACGGCTCGACGAATTCTATGCCGGCAAGACCGGCCCCCGGCTCATGATCCCGAAGGGGGAATATCGGATCGTCCTGGGATCGGGCCCCGGAGCCGTGGTCTATGGGCGGCGGCTGCCATGGCGTCCGCCCCTGCCGTCGCGGCGCACGGCCGTCATAGCGGGCGTCGTCGCCCTCGTCATCGCGGCGGCCCTTGTCCTGTGGGCCGTCTCGCCGCGCAAGGAAGCCGACCCGCGCGCCCGGGCACTGGGAGCGACGGCCTTCTGGCGCTCGATCGCCAGCGGCCCGCCTCCCCTGATCGTGGCGGGAAGCTCCTTCATGGTCGCGGAAACCCGTGACCAGAAACAGATCAGCCGCATCATCCTCGACCCCGAGATCAGTTCGCGCGAGGATCTGGGACAACATCTGAAGACGCATCCCGAAGATTTTTACCGTCTTTACGATCTCGACCTGAACTTCTCCCCTTCCGGCACCGCAATTGCCGCATGGGATATTCAGGATATCCTGTCGGGCCTCGGCATGGCGTCGGCCGGCGCCCTGCCCATCGCGATCTCTTCGAAGCTGGACCCGAACATGCTGGCGACCAACAGCATTGTCTATGTCGGCCGGCTTTCCAGCCTGGGGCCGATCGCCGCGCCCCTGTTCCGCGCTTCCCGGCTGCGGCCCGGCGGCGCCTATAACGAACTGGTCGATACGTCATCGGGCCGGCATTATCTGGCCGATCCGGAGCCGGGGAAGACCCGCGCGCCGCGGAAGGACTATGGATATATCGGGAGGTTTTCCGGCCCGTCCGGCAATGTCATCGTCGTGATCGGCGGCATCGGGGATACCGGCGTGGAGAGCATGGCCGCGCTGGTCTCCGATCCGGCGCAATTGCGCGCTATCGACGCCAGAATTGCCGGCGCGGCCAGGTTCGAAGCCCTTTTCGAAGTGAGCGCGATCGACGATGTGATCGTCGACCGCCGACTGGTGCTGGCCCGCGCATTGAACTAG
- a CDS encoding OmpA family protein, whose protein sequence is MKRQAIICALTSALALAACGPAGRDKEDAAGNISNDAPGNLASPVASSNAAEPPGKSIIRPSIVDAPASASRAEPVSITIPFPDRGMKLDAEGQDRIDKLLAEPVMAEEGPIILRGHSDARGSDADNLAASRHRAEAVKDYLLSRGVAQDRISIIALGEYRPVAPSAKADGSDDPEGRAKNRRVEIEVGLPPPVIDPAPPGE, encoded by the coding sequence ATGAAAAGACAAGCGATCATCTGTGCGCTCACCTCGGCGTTGGCGCTCGCGGCTTGCGGCCCGGCAGGGCGCGACAAGGAGGATGCGGCCGGCAATATCTCGAACGATGCGCCGGGCAATCTGGCATCGCCCGTGGCAAGCTCGAACGCGGCGGAACCGCCGGGCAAGTCGATCATCCGTCCTTCCATCGTGGACGCGCCCGCATCGGCGTCCAGGGCCGAGCCGGTTTCGATCACCATTCCCTTTCCCGATCGCGGCATGAAGCTGGATGCGGAAGGACAGGACCGGATCGACAAGCTGCTGGCCGAACCCGTCATGGCCGAAGAGGGGCCGATCATCCTGCGCGGCCATAGCGATGCGCGCGGATCGGACGCCGATAATCTGGCGGCGTCCCGGCACCGGGCGGAGGCCGTGAAGGACTATCTCTTGTCCAGGGGCGTGGCGCAGGATCGCATCTCCATCATCGCCCTGGGCGAATATCGGCCCGTTGCGCCGAGCGCCAAGGCCGATGGCAGTGACGATCCCGAAGGCCGGGCCAAGAACAGGAGGGTCGAGATAGAGGTTGGCCTGCCGCCGCCGGTCATCGATCCTGCCCCGCCAGGCGAGTGA
- a CDS encoding SEL1-like repeat protein, with protein MGIALLPGAAEPTLQNLAARARAGEKEAQLDLGMRFEEGNGVPQDKARAMKLYRQAASDSGGTVWVYMPSPGNGVKGRVVPVYRGPRQVGLEDARVISKARDRIQHGN; from the coding sequence ATGGGCATCGCTTTGCTGCCAGGCGCGGCCGAGCCGACGCTGCAGAATCTTGCGGCGCGCGCCCGCGCAGGCGAAAAGGAAGCGCAGCTCGATCTCGGCATGAGGTTCGAGGAAGGCAACGGTGTCCCGCAAGATAAGGCGCGGGCGATGAAGCTCTACAGGCAAGCGGCGAGCGATAGCGGCGGGACGGTGTGGGTCTATATGCCCTCGCCCGGAAATGGCGTTAAGGGCCGAGTGGTCCCGGTCTATCGTGGACCCAGGCAGGTGGGGTTGGAAGACGCGAGGGTAATATCGAAAGCGCGGGACAGGATTCAGCATGGCAATTAA
- a CDS encoding IS5 family transposase, with product MVAWTGIARREHSREGLRYPSDMTDAEWALAAPFVPPARRGGRPRTTEMREVLNAMLYIAASGCAWRLLPKCFPPISTVRRYFYAWRDAGLFDAINTVLVMNLREIEGREASPSAGVIDSQSVKTTESGEISGYDAGKKVKGRKRHILTDTCGFLIFILVHAADIQDRDGAVDVLAAIRKRFPWLRHIFADGGYAGDKLRSALAGMGKWTIEIIKRSDKAKGFQVLPRRWVVERTFAWLGRCRRLAKDWERSIASSTAWALIASIRMLTRRTARLCLN from the coding sequence ATGGTGGCATGGACTGGTATTGCCCGGCGTGAGCATAGTCGGGAAGGTTTGCGATATCCATCGGATATGACGGACGCGGAGTGGGCGCTGGCAGCGCCTTTCGTTCCACCGGCGAGGCGAGGTGGCCGTCCCCGGACTACCGAGATGCGCGAGGTTTTGAACGCGATGCTGTACATCGCGGCGAGTGGGTGTGCGTGGCGGCTTCTGCCGAAGTGCTTTCCTCCGATATCGACGGTGCGGCGCTATTTCTATGCCTGGCGCGATGCCGGTCTGTTCGACGCGATCAACACGGTGCTGGTCATGAACCTGCGGGAAATCGAAGGGCGTGAAGCTTCGCCCAGCGCCGGAGTGATCGACAGCCAATCGGTCAAGACCACCGAAAGTGGTGAAATTTCGGGCTATGACGCGGGCAAAAAGGTGAAAGGCCGGAAGCGACATATCCTGACGGACACCTGCGGCTTCCTCATCTTCATCCTCGTACATGCCGCCGATATTCAGGACCGAGATGGGGCCGTCGATGTGCTGGCAGCCATTCGCAAACGGTTTCCCTGGCTGCGACACATCTTTGCCGATGGCGGTTACGCAGGCGATAAGCTGCGATCCGCCTTGGCTGGCATGGGCAAATGGACGATCGAAATCATCAAGCGATCGGACAAGGCGAAAGGCTTTCAGGTGCTGCCCCGCAGATGGGTGGTCGAACGGACTTTCGCCTGGCTCGGGCGCTGTCGTCGGCTCGCAAAAGACTGGGAGCGATCCATCGCCTCGTCCACCGCTTGGGCCCTCATCGCCTCAATACGCATGCTCACGCGCAGAACCGCAAGGCTTTGCCTGAATTGA
- a CDS encoding inorganic phosphate transporter produces the protein MNATAALPGPAVRPELDRGLGIAGTIGFGAALLAAILYVAYSIYADASAAGVPTTTYLPFILLFIALLIALGFEFVNGFHDTANAVATVIYTHAMPAHVAVIWSGFFNFLGVLLSTGVVAFGIVSLLPVELILRVGSSAGFAMVFALLIAAIVWNLATWWLGIPSSSSHTLIGSIIGVGVANAMMHGKSGTSGVDWSKATEIGQALLFSPLIGFGVAALLFLAMKVLIRNKALYEEPKDGLPPPFWIRGLLIFTCTGVSFAHGSNDGQKGMGLIMLILIGTVPTAYALNRAVPAHYTAQFHANSMAAANAVGAAPLPDASSEKARAQMTAYIADKRYTAETLPALGVLIRDVDRQVGDYGSLAKVPAAAVGNIRNDMYLASEAIKRLGKEKTAPLPEAGMQTLSTYKGSLDVGTRFIPVWVKVAVAFALGLGTMVGWKRIVVTVGEKIGKSHLTYAQGASAEIVAMATIFGADHLGLPVSTTHVLSSGVAGTMAANRSGLQMSTIRNLLMAWVLTLPVSIGLAGGLYIVFSRLFG, from the coding sequence ATGAACGCCACTGCCGCGCTGCCGGGCCCTGCTGTCCGCCCCGAACTCGACCGGGGGTTGGGGATCGCCGGGACGATCGGATTCGGCGCGGCGCTGCTCGCGGCCATCCTGTACGTCGCCTACAGCATCTATGCGGACGCCAGCGCGGCGGGCGTGCCGACCACCACCTATCTGCCCTTCATCCTGCTGTTCATCGCGCTGCTGATCGCGCTGGGCTTCGAATTCGTGAACGGCTTCCATGACACCGCCAATGCGGTGGCGACGGTGATCTACACCCATGCCATGCCTGCCCATGTGGCGGTGATATGGTCGGGCTTCTTCAATTTCCTCGGCGTCCTGCTGTCGACCGGCGTCGTCGCCTTCGGCATCGTGTCGCTGCTCCCCGTCGAACTGATCCTGCGCGTGGGGTCCAGCGCGGGCTTCGCGATGGTCTTCGCGCTGCTGATCGCCGCGATCGTCTGGAACCTTGCGACCTGGTGGCTGGGCATCCCCTCGTCCAGTTCGCATACGCTGATCGGTTCGATCATCGGCGTGGGCGTCGCTAACGCTATGATGCACGGCAAGAGCGGCACGTCGGGCGTGGACTGGAGCAAGGCGACCGAAATCGGGCAGGCGCTGCTGTTCTCGCCGCTGATCGGTTTCGGCGTCGCCGCGCTGCTGTTCCTCGCCATGAAGGTGCTGATCCGCAACAAGGCTCTCTATGAGGAGCCGAAGGACGGCCTGCCCCCGCCATTCTGGATTCGCGGCCTGCTGATCTTCACCTGCACCGGCGTCAGCTTCGCCCATGGGTCGAATGACGGACAGAAGGGCATGGGCCTCATCATGCTGATCCTCATCGGCACCGTGCCGACCGCCTATGCGCTCAACCGCGCTGTTCCGGCCCATTATACGGCGCAGTTCCATGCGAACTCGATGGCCGCCGCCAATGCGGTGGGCGCTGCCCCGCTGCCCGATGCGTCCTCTGAAAAAGCGCGCGCGCAGATGACTGCCTATATCGCCGACAAGCGCTATACGGCCGAAACCCTGCCCGCGCTCGGCGTGCTGATCCGCGACGTGGACAGGCAGGTCGGCGACTATGGCTCGCTGGCGAAGGTGCCCGCCGCCGCCGTCGGCAACATCCGCAACGACATGTATCTCGCCTCCGAAGCGATCAAGCGGCTCGGCAAGGAAAAGACGGCGCCGCTGCCGGAAGCCGGCATGCAGACCCTCTCGACCTACAAGGGGTCGCTGGACGTCGGCACGCGCTTCATCCCGGTCTGGGTCAAGGTCGCCGTGGCCTTCGCGCTGGGGCTGGGCACCATGGTCGGCTGGAAGCGGATCGTGGTGACGGTCGGGGAGAAGATCGGCAAGTCGCATCTCACCTATGCGCAGGGCGCCTCGGCCGAGATCGTCGCCATGGCCACCATCTTCGGCGCGGATCATCTGGGCCTGCCGGTTTCGACCACCCATGTCCTCTCCTCCGGCGTGGCGGGGACGATGGCGGCGAACAGGTCCGGCCTTCAGATGAGCACGATCCGCAACCTGCTGATGGCCTGGGTGCTGACGCTGCCTGTGTCGATCGGCCTGGCGGGCGGGCTTTACATCGTCTTTTCCCGCCTCTTCGGCTGA